One window of the Arthrobacter sp. zg-Y919 genome contains the following:
- a CDS encoding S-(hydroxymethyl)mycothiol dehydrogenase, whose translation MVHKVQAVVVKEKNAPVSLETILVPDPGPGEALVDILTCGVCHTDLHYKQGAINDDYPFLLGHEATGVVSAVGPDVTEVAPGDRVVLNWRAVCGECRACRKGEPQYCFNTANATQKMTLEDGTELTPALGIGAFAEKTLVAAGQCTKVDDDVDAAAVGLLGCGVMAGIGAAINTGAVQRGESVAVIGCGGVGIAAVAGAKLAGATTIIAVDIDSAKVDLALAQGATHGINSKDEDPVEAIRALTGGFGADVVIDAVGRPETYKQAFYARDLAGRVVLVGVPDPEMKIELPLADVFGRGGSLKSSWYGDCLPSRDFPMLVEQYRLGRLDLDAFVTERIGLGDIEEAFTKMHDGKVLRSVVEL comes from the coding sequence ATGGTTCATAAGGTTCAGGCCGTAGTCGTCAAGGAAAAGAACGCCCCCGTCTCCCTGGAGACCATCCTGGTTCCGGACCCCGGACCCGGCGAGGCGCTGGTGGACATCCTCACCTGCGGCGTCTGCCACACGGACCTGCACTACAAGCAGGGGGCCATCAATGATGACTATCCGTTCCTGCTCGGCCACGAAGCCACCGGCGTTGTGTCCGCCGTCGGCCCGGACGTCACCGAAGTGGCCCCGGGCGACCGCGTGGTGCTGAACTGGCGCGCTGTGTGCGGGGAATGCCGTGCCTGCCGCAAGGGCGAGCCGCAGTACTGCTTCAACACCGCCAACGCCACGCAGAAGATGACCCTGGAGGACGGCACCGAATTGACGCCGGCCCTGGGCATCGGCGCGTTCGCCGAGAAGACCCTCGTGGCCGCCGGCCAGTGCACCAAGGTGGACGACGACGTCGACGCCGCCGCCGTGGGCCTGCTCGGCTGCGGCGTGATGGCCGGCATCGGTGCCGCCATCAACACCGGCGCCGTGCAGCGCGGGGAATCCGTGGCCGTCATCGGCTGCGGCGGCGTGGGCATTGCCGCCGTCGCCGGCGCGAAGCTGGCCGGCGCGACCACCATCATCGCCGTGGACATCGACTCCGCCAAGGTCGATCTGGCGCTGGCACAGGGCGCCACGCACGGGATCAATTCCAAGGACGAGGATCCGGTGGAGGCCATCCGCGCCCTCACCGGCGGCTTCGGCGCCGACGTCGTGATCGATGCCGTGGGACGTCCGGAAACCTATAAGCAGGCCTTCTACGCCCGCGACCTCGCCGGCCGCGTGGTGCTGGTGGGTGTGCCCGATCCAGAGATGAAGATCGAACTGCCGCTGGCAGACGTCTTCGGCCGCGGCGGCTCCCTGAAGTCCTCCTGGTACGGCGACTGCCTGCCGTCGCGGGACTTCCCCATGCTGGTGGAACAGTACCGGCTGGGCCGGCTGGACCTGGATGCCTTCGTTACCGAGCGCATCGGCCTGGGCGACATTGAGGAAGCCTTCACCAAGATGCACGACGGCAAGGTCCTGCGTTCGGTGGTGGAGCTGTAA
- a CDS encoding zinc-dependent alcohol dehydrogenase family protein, with amino-acid sequence MQGTLMYGERDVRVEDLPRPVLQDPTDAILRVVAACVCGSDLWPYRGIDPVRRPRPMGHEYVGVVEDVGAAVSRIRPGQFVVGSFFASDNTCEICRAGYQSRCVQAAGVGGAQAEYLRIPLADGTLVATAEMPDDDLVPSLLAASDVLGTGWFGAVAAEAGPGKTVAVVGDGAVGLLAVLAARELGAERIIAMSSHPDRQALAREFGATDIVAERGDDGVAAVRKLTGGLGAHSVVEAVGTQSSMLQGIGCTRPGGHMGYVGVPHGVQLPGEQLFFSEIHLLGGPAPVRRFLPELMELILQRKINPGKVFTLELPLGQAAEGYRAMDERRTIKALLRP; translated from the coding sequence ATGCAAGGAACCCTGATGTACGGAGAGCGGGATGTCCGGGTGGAGGATTTGCCCCGGCCGGTCCTCCAGGACCCCACGGACGCCATCCTGAGGGTGGTGGCCGCCTGCGTCTGCGGATCGGATTTGTGGCCGTACCGCGGAATCGATCCGGTACGCCGTCCCCGCCCGATGGGGCACGAATACGTGGGTGTGGTCGAAGACGTGGGCGCTGCGGTTTCACGAATCCGGCCGGGCCAGTTTGTGGTGGGTTCGTTCTTTGCTTCGGACAACACCTGCGAAATCTGCAGGGCGGGATATCAGAGCCGCTGTGTGCAGGCCGCCGGCGTCGGCGGAGCGCAGGCCGAATATCTGAGGATTCCCCTCGCGGACGGCACACTCGTGGCGACGGCGGAAATGCCGGATGACGACCTGGTTCCGTCCCTGCTCGCGGCCTCCGATGTGCTGGGCACCGGATGGTTCGGGGCGGTGGCGGCCGAAGCCGGCCCCGGGAAAACCGTTGCCGTGGTGGGAGATGGCGCGGTGGGACTCCTCGCCGTGCTGGCGGCCCGCGAATTGGGCGCCGAACGGATCATCGCCATGAGCAGCCACCCGGACCGCCAGGCACTCGCCCGGGAGTTCGGCGCCACCGACATTGTTGCGGAACGGGGCGACGACGGCGTGGCCGCCGTTCGGAAACTGACCGGGGGACTGGGTGCGCACAGCGTGGTGGAGGCGGTGGGCACCCAGTCTTCGATGCTGCAGGGCATCGGCTGCACCCGGCCCGGAGGACACATGGGCTACGTGGGCGTGCCACACGGTGTCCAGCTGCCCGGCGAGCAGCTCTTCTTCAGCGAAATCCACCTGCTCGGCGGACCGGCGCCCGTGCGCAGGTTTCTGCCCGAACTGATGGAGCTGATCCTGCAGCGGAAGATCAACCCGGGGAAGGTCTTCACCCTCGAACTGCCGCTTGGGCAGGCCGCGGAAGGCTACCGCGCCATGGACGAGCGGCGGACCATCAAGGCACTGCTGCGTCCCTGA
- a CDS encoding mycoredoxin, with protein sequence MFSTSWCGYCRRLKSQLDAQGIGYTEVNIEDVEGTADLVASLNGGNQTVPTVIFPDGSSATNPSASEVKSRLGL encoded by the coding sequence ATGTTCTCCACGTCCTGGTGCGGATACTGCCGCCGTCTGAAGTCCCAGCTGGACGCGCAGGGCATCGGCTACACGGAGGTCAACATTGAAGATGTTGAAGGCACCGCGGACCTGGTCGCTTCGCTGAACGGCGGCAACCAGACCGTACCCACCGTGATTTTCCCGGACGGCTCCTCGGCCACGAACCCTTCGGCCTCGGAAGTGAAGTCGCGGCTGGGGCTCTAG
- a CDS encoding SOS response-associated peptidase — translation MCGRYVMARSVGDLVAEAEAEADANLELRASWNVAPTSDVPVVLERLVDVPGRGRTQVRQVHVARWGLVPGWARDASVGSRAFNARSETVLEKPTFREAVLSRRCAVPVDGYYEWKAGPGSSRRPFSVSRADGAPIFFAGLYEWWRDPAKAEDDPEKWLLSTSILTVASPPAASAEPVLRELAALHDRLPLPLSRDAMAAWLDPARHDAGALVAMAAAQAYTAAADWVLAEAHPAVGNVRNDGAYLLQPDPESVLPEALF, via the coding sequence ATGTGCGGAAGATACGTCATGGCCCGTTCCGTGGGGGACCTGGTGGCTGAGGCCGAAGCGGAGGCCGACGCGAACCTGGAGCTGCGGGCCTCCTGGAACGTGGCGCCGACGTCGGACGTGCCGGTGGTCCTGGAACGGTTGGTGGACGTGCCCGGCCGGGGACGGACGCAGGTGCGCCAGGTCCATGTGGCCCGGTGGGGCCTGGTACCGGGCTGGGCACGCGATGCGTCCGTCGGGTCCCGGGCGTTTAACGCCCGCAGCGAGACGGTGCTGGAGAAACCGACCTTCCGCGAAGCAGTTCTCTCGCGCCGCTGTGCCGTGCCGGTGGACGGCTACTACGAATGGAAGGCCGGACCCGGCTCAAGCCGCCGGCCGTTCTCTGTATCCCGGGCCGACGGTGCCCCGATCTTCTTTGCGGGCCTGTATGAATGGTGGCGGGATCCGGCCAAGGCAGAAGACGATCCGGAGAAGTGGCTGCTCTCGACATCGATCCTCACTGTCGCCTCCCCGCCGGCGGCGAGCGCCGAACCGGTGCTGCGGGAACTGGCCGCCCTGCATGACCGGCTGCCGCTGCCCCTGTCCCGGGACGCGATGGCTGCCTGGCTGGATCCGGCCCGGCACGACGCCGGCGCACTGGTGGCCATGGCCGCGGCGCAGGCGTATACGGCGGCGGCGGACTGGGTGCTGGCAGAAGCCCACCCGGCGGTCGGCAACGTGCGTAATGACGGCGCGTACCTGCTGCAGCCGGATCCGGAATCAGTCCTGCCGGAAGCGCTCTTCTAG